In Tindallia magadiensis, one DNA window encodes the following:
- a CDS encoding flagellin N-terminal helical domain-containing protein — translation MRIDASMNRIFEQMSSGQRINRAGDDAAGLSISEQMRSQIRGTDMGTRNTQDMQNLANTAEGAMNSIHNDLQRIRELAVKASSGIMTDSDRKTIQQEVEQLRNNIGDTVRNTEFNQIRLLDGSFQDKNIASSPRGTGIAMTIENTGLEALGIADFDVTGNFDISILDNAIQRVSSARSDLGAMTNRMDSTIANNQVSSENQTAAESRIRDADMAAMINQLNQQQLIQQYQIQVKSMQMNQMGMVQNILL, via the coding sequence ATGAGAATCGACGCTTCCATGAACCGTATTTTTGAACAGATGAGCTCCGGACAGCGCATTAACCGAGCCGGGGACGATGCAGCCGGTCTGTCAATCTCCGAACAGATGCGAAGTCAAATCCGTGGTACCGATATGGGTACCCGCAACACCCAAGACATGCAAAACCTGGCCAATACGGCTGAAGGCGCCATGAACTCCATCCACAACGACCTGCAACGCATACGGGAATTGGCAGTGAAGGCTTCCAGCGGCATCATGACTGACAGCGACCGAAAAACCATCCAGCAGGAAGTGGAACAGCTGAGAAACAATATAGGTGATACCGTACGAAACACCGAGTTTAATCAGATACGCCTTCTGGATGGATCCTTCCAAGATAAGAACATCGCCTCCAGCCCTCGGGGAACCGGAATCGCTATGACCATCGAAAACACCGGCCTCGAAGCTCTCGGCATTGCCGACTTCGACGTTACCGGAAATTTCGATATCAGCATCCTGGATAATGCCATCCAACGGGTTTCCTCCGCTCGTTCCGACCTAGGTGCCATGACCAACCGGATGGACAGCACCATCGCCAATAACCAAGTATCATCAGAAAACCAGACCGCCGCCGAAAGTCGAATCCGGGACGCAGACATGGCTGCAATGATTAATCAGCTTAATCAGCAACAGCTTATCCAGCAGTACCAGATCCAAGTTAAAAGCATGCAAATGAACCAGATGGGCATGGTACAAAACATCCTATTATAA
- a CDS encoding nucleotidyltransferase substrate binding protein: MDQLKDLRWKQRFTNFEKSYLLLDQYIDKPIETELERAGIIQFFEVSFELSWKLMKDYLEAQEFSVKSPRDTIKQAYQIGLIDNGHTWMDALSDRNLTVHTYDEETAERMVKDIQDKYFPELRKLYHSLVKEL; this comes from the coding sequence ATGGATCAACTAAAAGACCTTCGATGGAAACAACGATTCACTAACTTTGAAAAATCCTATCTTCTCTTAGACCAATACATTGACAAACCCATTGAAACAGAGCTGGAGCGGGCGGGAATTATACAATTTTTTGAAGTTTCCTTTGAACTTTCCTGGAAGCTGATGAAAGACTACCTTGAAGCCCAGGAATTCAGCGTGAAAAGCCCAAGAGACACCATTAAGCAAGCGTACCAAATCGGTTTAATTGATAACGGCCACACATGGATGGATGCCCTCTCGGACAGAAACCTGACCGTACACACCTATGATGAAGAAACAGCCGAAAGAATGGTTAAAGATATTCAGGACAAATACTTTCCGGAGCTAAGAAAGCTATATCATTCACTGGTTAAGGAGCTATAG
- a CDS encoding nucleotidyltransferase domain-containing protein yields MHGLTKRDMEYILEAVKKHPEIKEVILYGSRAMGNHKKGSDVDLALVGEEVTQKVLRKVYDDLNEELPLPYFFDVLIYHEITNQELKKHIDNLGKSIYKA; encoded by the coding sequence ATGCATGGATTAACCAAAAGAGACATGGAGTATATTCTGGAAGCGGTAAAAAAGCACCCAGAAATAAAAGAAGTCATTTTATATGGAAGCAGAGCCATGGGAAATCATAAGAAAGGCTCAGACGTCGACCTAGCGCTGGTGGGAGAAGAAGTCACTCAAAAAGTGCTGAGAAAAGTTTATGATGACCTGAATGAAGAATTGCCGCTGCCCTACTTTTTTGATGTGTTAATATATCATGAAATAACCAACCAGGAACTGAAGAAACACATCGATAACCTTGGGAAATCAATTTATAAAGCATAA
- a CDS encoding nucleotidyltransferase domain-containing protein, whose amino-acid sequence MAQIDYKEKCLEEVENIKTYLITHYPVEKIILFGSLARGVVTPQSDIDLCLIMNTNHKRKLLAELYLHIPSDFSVDLLIYTPEEWKNNLKDSNSFASKLIKEGKIIHG is encoded by the coding sequence GTGGCACAGATTGATTACAAAGAAAAATGCCTAGAAGAAGTGGAAAACATTAAAACCTATCTGATCACTCACTATCCAGTAGAAAAAATCATTCTGTTCGGTTCCCTTGCCAGAGGAGTCGTTACGCCTCAAAGCGATATAGACCTGTGTCTTATTATGAACACAAATCATAAAAGAAAACTTCTTGCCGAGTTATATCTCCATATTCCCAGCGATTTTTCTGTTGATTTACTGATCTATACTCCTGAAGAATGGAAGAACAACTTGAAAGACAGCAACAGTTTTGCAAGTAAACTCATCAAAGAAGGGAAGATTATTCATGGTTGA